A genomic region of Alnus glutinosa chromosome 11, dhAlnGlut1.1, whole genome shotgun sequence contains the following coding sequences:
- the LOC133880919 gene encoding shaggy-related protein kinase kappa — MASASLGNGGVGSSRSVNGFKGSSSSVDWLGREMLEMRLRDKVDHDEDRDSEPDVIDGVGAETGHVIRTTIGGRNGQSRQTVSYIAEHVVGTGSFGVVFQAKCRETGEIVAIKKVLQDKRYKNRELQIMQMLDHPNIVALKHYFYSTTDKEELYLNLVLEFVPETVNRIARNYSRINQRMPLIYVKLYTYQICRALAYIHNCIGICHRDIKPQNLLVNPHTHQLKLCDFGSAKVLVKGEPNVSYICSRYYRAPELIFGATEYTTAIDIWSTGCVMAELLLGQPLFPGESGVDQLVEIIKVLGTPTREEIKCMNPNYTEFKFPQIKPHPWHKVFQKRLPPEAVDLVCRFFQYSPNLRCTALEACIHPFFDELRDPNSRLPNGRPLPPLFNFKPPELSGIPPDIINKLIPEHARKQNLFMALHT; from the exons ATGGCTTCTGCCAGCCTAGGAAATGGTGGAGTGGGCAGTTCCAGGTCTGTTAATGGCTTCAAGGGTTCATCTAGTTCAGTTGACTGGCTGGGGAGAGAGATGCTTGAGATGAGACTGAGGGATAAAGTGGACCATGATGAGGACAGA GATAGTGAACCAGATGTAATTGATGGTGTTGGTGCTGAAACGGGACATGTAATACGAACCACTATTGGTGGTCGAAATGGTCAATCTAGGCAG ACGGTGAGTTATATTGCAGAACATGTGGTTGGGACTGGTTCTTTTGGTGTTGTTTTCCAA GCAAAGTGTAGAGAAACTGGAGAGATTGTTGCTATAAAGAAGGTTCTCCAAGACAAGCGTTATAAGAATCGGGAATTGCAGATAATGCAGATGTTGGATCACCCAAATATTGTTGCCCTTAAACATTATTTCTATTCAACTACAGACAAAGAAGAGCTTTACCTGAATCTTGTACTTGAGTTTGTCCCTGAAACTGTTAACCGTATTGCAAGAAATTATAGCAGGATCAACCAGCGAATGCCCTTAATATATGTTAAACTTTATACCTACCAG ATCTGCAGGGCACTTGCCTATATACATAACTGTATTGGTATCTGTCACCGTGACATCAAGCCTCAAAACTTACTA GTTAATCCCCATACTCATCAGCTGAAACTTTGTGATTTTGGGAGTGCAAAAGTATTG GTGAAAGGAGAACCCAACGTTTCTTACATCTGTTCAAGATATTATCGCGCTCCAGAGCTCATATTTGGTGCCACTGAATACACAACTGCAATAGATATATGGTCTACAGGTTGTGTGATGGCTGAATTACTTCTTGGACAG CCTTTGTTTCCTGGTGAAAGTGGAGTTGACCAACTAGTTGAGATCATAAAG GTTTTGGGAACTCCAACCAGAGAGGAGATAAAGTGCATGAATCCAAATTATACTGAATTTAAATTCCCACAGATAAAGCCTCATCCATGGCACAAGG TCTTCCAAAAACGTTTGCCCCCAGAAGCAGTGGACCTTGTTTGTAGGTTTTTTCAGTACTCTCCCAATTTGCGATGCACTGCG TTGGAAGCTTGCATTCACCCCTTCTTCGATGAACTGAGGGACCCAAACAGTCGACTTCCTAATGGCCGCCCTCTTCCTCCTCTGTTTAATTTTAAACCACCGG AGCTCTCCGGCATTCCACCCGATATCATCAATAAACTTATTCCAGAACATGCTCGGAAGCAGAACTTGTTTATGGCTTTGCACACTTAG
- the LOC133881865 gene encoding uncharacterized protein LOC133881865 isoform X3, with protein MNMRICCYDLNFGLHKYYRFKSGLPSHFPLLSIIFIDTYATGDMADASTQDLLDTPPKERGIEDPYIDLNSPCNIIEVEESENLSPSRQIPQGKGKRCATPMQSSWSSKWTATGDAAAEIDRMTGE; from the coding sequence AACTTTGGGCTTCACAAATATTACAGATTCAAGTCTGGTCTGCCATCCCACTTCCCACTGCTATCCATCATATTCATCGATACCTATGCTACGGGTGACATGGCCGACGCTAGCACACAAGACCTGCTAGACACCCCTCCAAAAGAGCGTGGCATTGAGGACCCTTACATTGACTTGAACTCGCCATGCAACATCATTGAAGTGGAAGAGAGCGAAAATCTTAGTCCTTCGAGACAGATTCCACAAGGTAAGGGTAAGAGGTGTGCCACACCGATGCAATCCTCCTGGAGCAGCAAGTGGACTGCCACTGGTGATGCAGCAGCTGAAATTGACCGAATGACGGGCGAATAG